Within Coregonus clupeaformis isolate EN_2021a chromosome 20, ASM2061545v1, whole genome shotgun sequence, the genomic segment ATAGGTCCAACTGGCTGTATGGTAAATAATATAGTTTATATGTATGAGGGCACAAATAACCTAAAGCTAAtcttatatatatttatttggaaTTATAATAATGACTGAATGAGTCAACAAATGAACATTCATGAAGCTTGTATATCCTAAGTGTTAGCATCTACTGCTAGTGAAACTTTGGTAACGGGGATGGTACAACACTTTCAGAGGAGAACAGGAGTGAGGAAAAACACTAGGGAAAAAGAAGCCAAAAGCTCTGCTACACTGGACTTGTACACATTGCATTCTTGTAGGAAGTTGACAAGAGAAAAGGGGGCGCTGTATCACTTAGGCGTGACTTAATGCATGGTTTCTTTACGTGTTGGTGAAGGGAGAGGCCTGAATTCTAAACATTTTCAATAGAAGTGGATACATTAACATCATTGTTGTTACACGGAGTGCCAGCATATAATACACAGCCCAATTTACTTGGCATGTGTCATGTGTGCCCACTGAAGCAGCTATCGCCGAATATGGGCTGCAGTCCAATTCTCTCCCCAAAGTATGCACTCATTCACTCCCCTGCATGAATTTACAAGAAATTTGGTGAAAACTCCCTCTAGGTAGCCCATGCTTATGACAAATCAACTTCTAAACGCATGAGGGAggagtgtgcaagtgcacactttggggcGCAAGGTAGGGAACAGGAATGAAACCCCCGTCTACAGAGGCTTTACAGCTGGACTCAGTCCATCTGGGCCACTAGGGGGCAAGAGGGAGGCAAGGCAGGACTAACCTCTGGGTTGAGGTTGCTGACCAGCATGACACAGTGGCCACCGGACAGTTGGTGGAAACCCATTCTGCCTGCAGCCGCCGCGGCTGCAGCCACGGGCATGGTCAGTTGGGCCAGGCCTCCGGGAACACCATGCATCGTCAGGCCTGCAGAGGGAAGCAAACGGTagggaggaaaaaaaaaaaactcagtgCACAAGCCCCGGAAATGGGTTGATAGATAAAAGGCTGGACTGGAAGCCGCTGAGCACGACTGCTAATCTGCTCATAGGTCAAGGTCCGCAAAAGTATCAAAGTAGTAGTGCAGCTCGATGGTAGTGGATGAGGCCAGTTTCCCCCTTTAAATGTAAAGCGCTAGTGAAAAAGGTCTGTGTAAATACAATCCATCAATGTTCATCAGGAGCGAGGCAAGTGTCAGAAAGAGGACGACCAGACTCACCTGCAGCTTGCTGAATGGCGAAGGCTTGGGGGAAGGCATGAGCTCCTGCGTACGGGTTGGCCGAGATGATCCCGGGAGCACCTGGAGAAAAACACACATGGATACAGAGGAGTGTTAATTGATTGGTTGCATTTATCCGTTTATTGTAaatgacacaaatataacatGTTGAAAATGATTGGACAGGAGAAGGATACAGGTTCAGCCGCAGAGCTTCCACCTGTCCAGTCATGTCTAAATGAGAAGGGAGGAAGGATGGAGGTAATTTTAAAACGTATTCACCATAGTACTCACCGAAGGCTGCAGCCATGGCCTGGTGGTCGATGGAGGGCTGGCTGTCTCCCGTGGGCAGGTCAGGCCGCGTGTAGTCGCGGCTTTTGTCGTTGTTGTACTTCACGTTCAGGCTGGTCAGCTTGGAGAAGTTGATGCGGAGGGTGCAGCAGGCGTTGTAGATGTTCTGCCCGTCTAAAGACTTCACCACAGGGCAACAGTTTCAGCATTAGACTGCATCCAAGGATCTGCTCATTCATCTTTCAGACTATTCTTTTCCCACACTCTACATTTAAAACACATTAAAGTTAGGATCGGAAAACAATGAAGACAAATGGGAGAGGAAAAAGAACTGCTGTATATTATTGTGACAGGTAGATGGCACTACTTACCAGTTTAGCGTGCTGAGCGGTCAGACCGTCAGAGTACTGCAGCAGGGCCTGGAACTGGTTGTTTTTGGTAAAGGTGATGATTTTCAGCACCGTGCCgagcttggagaagatctgcatgcGAGGAGGGCATGGTCAGGGGGAATACAAGCCCCGACCTATATACAGTCAAATGTAGTGAAAAGTGTGTGCGTGTTACCTGATGCAGCACGTCCAGGGTGACGGGGTAGAAGAGGTTCTCTACTATAATGCGCAGCACGGGGCTGTGCCCGCCCATGCCACCCGAGGCATCCACCCCTGCCATGGGCATGCCCCCTGCCATGGGCATGCCCCCTGCCATGGGCATGCCCCCTGCCATGGGCATGCCCCCTGCCTGCACCGCGTTCACTGCCTGCAGTGCCGCCTGGGCTCTCTgtggaagagaggaggatggttCAGTGGAAGTGGGAAGAAGCAAGAGAATTTACAAATGCTCAGGTAGAGCTGACCTGACTCCCACAGACAGTCATCTCTGTTCTACACAATACGTTTCAATGTTCTGAATACTCTCATTGAATAGCCTTAGGTTAGTTGCTGGACATTTACAAGAAAAATGGCTGTAAAAAGAACTATTTGGGGACGTAAAAGATTACATTCCAGGGTGCTGCTGACCACTCTGTCCGTGACATGTTTGTATACTCAGTGGAAACTCTGGGGCCCGTTTGAGTATGTAAAACACTGAGGAACACTATGGAGAGAAACTTAGCTTCTACCAGCAAAACACAAACGTCTTGGAATGTTCATTTACACAGCAGTAGTGTTTATGTTCACTTCATTGGCCTATTAGCAGATAAGACCAGAGTGGAGTAATTTGAAGGGGGAGTAGAGTGCACAGCTGTGGCTTCCATTGGTCGCCATTGGCATGCCATCTCCCAGGAAACAATGTTTAGAAAAGGGGAGGGCCTCGTTGGGAGGGTGCatggtacacactacacactcgaCCACAAGATATCAGGAGTTGGAACCATAATGATTTTCCAATCGCTTCGTTCTGAACCACTATTTTTTCCCCTTTCATTCCACTGTTCCAACCAGCAAAAAAAAGCTCTGAACCGGTTTGAACAAAAAAATGATGATATCATTCCTTCTGTTActtttttaacctgtgaaatcaacTTTTTTACATTTATCTCATTAAAAATTACTTAAATCAGTGAGGATTGAGcaggcaagctagttgtttacatgcgtgatggacagacaagtgtagcctaTGGCGCAAGATGTGACAGATTTTgcaggtggggagagagcgagagggtcgAGGAGGTAGcatgaagcgctgggcatcttgttatgacatggaTTATATGAATTagccacagaattatacctaggaggagcggcttctatcgaggaactttgaatgtcctttgagccagctagctaacaagctcGAGCTAAAAACAAGTCTTACCTTTCTGTAGTAATCCaacgtgaaacgtgataactaagcCTATAGTATCCTTGACTAGCATTGGAAAAacttaatccattcttctctcgCTAATTAAAAATGACTCCCCATCTTCTGAATCAACCTTGTAAGatcagtacagtagcctatgtgtcggagggggaggggcaggtagcctaaacacgcacaggcaaagattttcagcttgcaGGTAGATACTGGAATACGTCTGAGTGAGGACTTTGCATATAGGCGCTTTGTTGCATTTTGTTGTGGGACAATTTTCTTGTGTGTGTCTGGAACGCAAAACAATATTAAAtcagttcccatgcttttaaaataacggttctgttctggAACATTATGGATCACATTCGTTCCAGGATCTGTTTCTGTTCTTTGAAAAATTGTATTTtccggttctgttccctgaaccgggtCCCATCCCCTGCAAGATATTCAGGGAAAGGTAAACAACTTGAGAAACACTCTGCGGAATAAAGTAGAAGTTGAACAAATTAGCAGTCGAATGCCAACAGCTCCATTTTCAGCAACATGGCAGAAAATAtgttcattctgattggctgaagtCAGCTGACAAGTAGACTGGTGGTTTGTTTGTGCAACCACACAAGCCCTGGCAAGAACAGAGTTTCCAAATGAGGCATTCTGACCCAGCAATAcatgaaacagaggagagagccAGAGCCAGATTCAAAATACCTTTAAAGACAAACAAAAATGTGTAACACTAACACAGCAAACTAGTCTACTGTGGAGGAAACCCACTTCATGTTGCCTCTAAGCATCAAACACACTAATTGCTCAGAGAAGCCTACAAAATGAAAACGCCAAAATGAATGAAGAGTAATTATGAAAGTAGGTTCAGGGTGGCAGCTGAGCTCCCTTGCTGATGCGTTTTGGAGACAAGCTCTTTGTACAAGCTATGTTGAAAACATGAAAAGCACTCTAGTTCATCCTTCTCTTATGGCCTTCCAGAAGTAGTAAGCCTGCGCAGATAAAGGGTTACGCAACTGTTGAGaaggacctacagtgagggggaaaagtatttgatcccctgctgattttgtacgtttgcccactgacaaagaaatggtcagtctataaatgttaatggtaggtttatttgaacagtgagagacagaataacaacaacaaaatccagaaaaacacgtcaaaaatgttataaattgattttcattttaatgagggaaataagtatttgacccctctgcaaaacatgttagtacttggtggcaaaacccttgttggcaatcacagaggtcagacgtttcttgtagttggccaccaggtttgcacacatctcaggaaggattttgtcccactcctctttgcagatcttctccaagtcattaaggtttcgaggctgacgtttggcaactcgaaccttcagctccctccacagattttctatgggattaaggtctggagactggctaggccactccaggaccttaatgtgcttcttcttgagccactcctttgttgccttggccgtgtgttttgggtcattgtcattgtggaatacccatccacaacccattttcaatgccctggctgagggaaggaggttctcacccaagatttgacggtacatggcccagtccatcatccctttgatgcggtgaagttgtcctgtcctcttagcagaaaaacacccccaaagcataatgtttccacctccatgtttgacggtggggatggtgttcttgtggtcataggcagcattcctcctcctccaaacacagcgagttgaggccaaagagctccattttggtctcatctggccacaacactttcacccagttctcctctgaatcattcagatgttcattggcaaacttcagacgggcatgtatatgtgctttcttgagcagggggaccttgcgggcgctgcaggatttcagtccttcacggcgtagtgtgttaccaattgttttcttggtgactatggtcccagctgccttgagatcattgacaagatcctcccatgtagttctgggcagattcctcaccgttctcatgatcattgcaactccacgaggtgagatcttgcatggagccccaggccgagggagattgacagttattttgggtttcttccatttgcaaataattgcaccaactgttgtcaccttctcaccaagctgcttggtgatggtcttgtagcccattccagccttgtgtaggtctacaatcttgtcactgacatccttggagagctctttggtcttggccatggtggagagtttggaatctgattgattgcttctgtggacaggtgtctttgttacctgtataaaactgagattaggagcactccctttaagagtgtgctcctaatctcagctcgttacctgtataaaagacacctgggagccagaaatctttctgattgagagagggtcaaatacttatttccctcattaaaatgcaaatcaatttataacatttttgacatgcgtttttctggatttttttgttgttattctgtctctcactgttcaaataaacctaccattaaaattatagactgatcatttctttgtcagtggacaaacgtacaaaatcagcaggggatcaaatacttttttcccctccctGTAGCTACAGTAGAGTGACTCACCACTTGGTTGGGGGAGTTGTCCGTCTTGAGCTCCTTGTGGTTGGAGTACTGCATGAAGATAGGGTGGTTGCGGATGACTGGCGTCACCGAGGAGTAGTAGCTGACCATGGTCTGAGCCGcgtcctctgtgttcatctcTATGAAGGCCTGGACACACAGGAGAATGCCATAAGAACACCATTTTTCTgaactctactactactacaacagttGTATGTTCCACTCTGGTTAACAGTTGGTTACTACTAGTGCATTAAATAGTTACTAATGCTCCCCTCCCCTTTGATTTGACGGCAAGAGAACCTGTTAGAGCGAATGAGCTAGGTGGCATGTAAGACCACTTACCTGGTTCTTTCCTTTGAGCATGAGCAGGTTGGTGACTTTACCAAAGGGCAGGCCCAGGGAGATGACCTCTGCCTCGTTGATGTCGTTGGGGAGCTTGCGCACGTGGATGACGCGCGACGGGATGCCCGGGCTCCTTATGTCACCTTTGAACTTCTTGCTGTCGTTGCCATTggctgtggaggagagagagagcctacAGCTTGGATGTACGTCCTTTTGGAAATTCAGCCTCAACCTTTGCTCATAGTGGATTAAAATGTTTACTTGGTTGATATTAATATAAAAATGGAGGTTGCAACACTAACCTGCTGCGCTGGTCATTATATAGGGTCCGTTGGCAACGCAGGAGAAAAGCTCGTCTGATCCTCTCTGCAAAGGGAGAAGGACATGATGTTGAGACCAATGCAGAACTGCACCACCAGCATAATTTTAAAGACATGACCAGCCTAATGCCTGAATAGCACATTTCTCCCATTTATTGAAGGTAAGACCTATGGTTTACAATGGAAACGGGAGAAACGGCTTGTCTCGTATGCATTGGGACCACAAAATAAACTCGTAAACAGCCCCAGGTTAAATAAACCGCCCACTTTGACCTCAAAATAATGGGAACACTGATATTGACAATGACATCTTGGCACCggttctccccatcacagccaaAACAAGCAGATGGACTACTAGGCTATGTCCCTTTACCACCCTTTCATGTGGGCCTGTATAAAGGTACCGGGTGACCCATTGCGTCATACAAGGGCCGGCAGGCATTGCCTTGTGACAATGGTAACAGGAAAAGGTCAGCTGCTTAGCAAACATGAAAAGTTATGTGAATCTGAGTATACGGCCCCTGAGCTACAAGTAGAAGAAGCAGACAAAAGACGCGAGGAATGCGCATAGATAGGACCATATGCAGACTGATGGGGATCCAATGACCGAACTAGCTAACCTCCTTAAATCCTCTATGGCCTAAGGTAGAGGCTATCGCCTTCCCAACCCCCACCGCCCTTGTATTTTATGTGTATGCGCGTGTGTGTGGGTCATCCGTATTGGCATAGGTTTAAGGGAGGGAACCagagataagagcgtctgctaaatgacaaaaaaataaaaattcagagagggaagaggggaaaaaaaacaactCTGTTTCTGGGTCGCCAAGCAGCAGGAATGAGAGGGCGGGGGAGGGAAGGATGGGGGAGCAGAAACCCGAGTCATGGGCCTGGTGGTACATCACTCCCACAGTCTGGCACACCCCGGGTGGGTACTGGTAGGGGGTGGAGATGGCTCAGATGGTGACCCGTTCACGCCCTCCACATAGTCTATGGACCAGGCACCCAAAAATCTAATTAGTTAAAATCCTCACCATGATTTAGATTGACACAAACTTAGAGGTTGTTATCTTACATCTACATAGCCCAACTATATTTTCTTTAAACTACAAGCCTATGCTGATAAAGAAAAGCATAAACCACGGTAAAACCGGATTTAAACAAATACAGAGACATAAACAAACATACAAGGCCCTATAAAACAGAGGTAGAATGAAGTACGCTTTACAGCGTGTGTAAAACGAGGCTGCACACCAGCTGTCCTCTATAGTATAACATAAACAAAAGGGGGAAACGGATACAAAGCTCAAGGAAATGATTCACCACAAACTAGCCAGTTCCTTTCATGTGATCACCGATGTGGACAGGAAGCATGCTCTGGTTAACACAAGGAGTACACAGCTAAACAGCCTTCCACAGTGCTGAGATGTTAACAGAATGCGCTCTCCACTCTCCCCACCAGCCACTCCAAATTCCACTGGTGCGGGACTCAATGAAAACCATATGTAAGGGGTAGCGGGCGAgggggggttagtgtgtgtgtaaaagTCTGTAAAAGAGGTTTGGTAGCAAAAAGCATGTTCCTGGTCATGCTATAGATGAAAAATAAATAAGACCTAGCAGGCCAAGTCACAGAGCAGGCTTTGTCTGCCACTAACATTCTCACAAATGGCTTTACAAGGATAAGGAGAACTGTTACTACACTCAATTGACCAGACTGTCttgtaaaaaaactaaaacactTATTGATTAAGGACTTAACACTTGATATGTATTCGGTTGTCAAGTGTTAAGCCCATTAAGTATTATGTCCTATTAAATAACTATGCGATAAGGAGAAGAACACTTGTTAGAAAACTCAGTTAAGCTGCAATGCTTTAAAAAGCTGTGGTAAGGCTTTCAGTTGGTTAGCAATGTTAATGAAGTGAGTTGTTTTCTAAATGGAGTTATCTGAGGGAGCTATCGAGGGCCTAAATTAAAAGAAATTAGAAAGGTGTGGAGAGGGAAAAGCAGGGGGGAGTGAAAAAGACAGAGCAGGCGAGCAGGAGACAATGCACCTCAAGAATGGGGCCGTTACCAGGGCAGCATTGAATGTCACTCCGTCACCATAGAAACCCTAGCCTGTGGCTCCAGGTGAGGTGAGCTGCTAAGCCACACCCGTGACTCTTGGCCTGAATACACAAAAGGCTGTTTCTCTTCCGACCCACAGCCAGGTGTACATTTCTCCCGGCAATTACTCTGCCTCACACAAATGTTTGCGAAACTAGTTAAAAGGGCCAGTTACGATAAAAACAGGGGAGCCTTGGAGGTGGCTAAGTGAGATCTTGTTACTTATCAACATGTAAATTATTGAACAGCAATTCAATCCACTACCTCTTAAGGCTCACGCAGATCGCACCGAAGGTGGAGCTAGCGTTCGTCCACCGATCGTTCAGAGcgctgtgttttagggaccacccgcCGTATTCGTCTGACTGTCGAAATGTTTCATGCCCTGTAAACTCTGTTTGCAAGTtacgttcagaggtgctaagtactctcgGCCACCAAACACCAAGGG encodes:
- the LOC121533707 gene encoding polypyrimidine tract-binding protein 1 isoform X5; protein product: MTSAAANGNDSKKFKGDIRSPGIPSRVIHVRKLPNDINEAEVISLGLPFGKVTNLLMLKGKNQAFIEMNTEDAAQTMVSYYSSVTPVIRNHPIFMQYSNHKELKTDNSPNQVRAQAALQAVNAVQAGGMPMAGGMPMAGGMPMAGGMPMAGVDASGGMGGHSPVLRIIVENLFYPVTLDVLHQIFSKLGTVLKIITFTKNNQFQALLQYSDGLTAQHAKLSLDGQNIYNACCTLRINFSKLTSLNVKYNNDKSRDYTRPDLPTGDSQPSIDHQAMAAAFGEYYGAPGIISANPYAGAHAFPQAFAIQQAAGLTMHGVPGGLAQLTMPVAAAAAAAGRMGFHQLSGGHCVMLVSNLNPERVTPQCLFILFGVYGDVMRVKILFNKKENALIQMSDGTQAQLAMSHLNGQRLHGKALRVTLSKHTNVQLPREGHEDQGLTKDYSNSPLHRFKKPGSKNYSNIFPPSATLHLSNIPPSVVEDDLKMLFASSGAMVKAFKFFQKDRKMALVQMSSVEEAIESLIEFHNHDLGENHHLRVSFSKSTI
- the LOC121533707 gene encoding polypyrimidine tract-binding protein 1 isoform X2 codes for the protein MDGRLETDLYPMGSTYVTELDVHDITVGTKRGSDELFSCVANGPYIMTSAAANGNDSKKFKGDIRSPGIPSRVIHVRKLPNDINEAEVISLGLPFGKVTNLLMLKGKNQAFIEMNTEDAAQTMVSYYSSVTPVIRNHPIFMQYSNHKELKTDNSPNQVRAQAALQAVNAVQAGGMPMAGGMPMAGGMPMAGGMPMAGVDASGGMGGHSPVLRIIVENLFYPVTLDVLHQIFSKLGTVLKIITFTKNNQFQALLQYSDGLTAQHAKLSLDGQNIYNACCTLRINFSKLTSLNVKYNNDKSRDYTRPDLPTGDSQPSIDHQAMAAAFGEYYGAPGIISANPYAGAHAFPQAFAIQQAAGLTMHGVPGGLAQLTMPVAAAAAAAGRMGFHQLSGGHCVMLVSNLNPERVTPQCLFILFGVYGDVMRVKILFNKKENALIQMSDGTQAQLAMSHLNGQRLHGKALRVTLSKHTNVQLPREGHEDQGLTKDYSNSPLHRFKKPGSKNYSNIFPPSATLHLSNIPPSVVEDDLKMLFASSGAMVKAFKFFQKDRKMALVQMSSVEEAIESLIEFHNHDLGENHHLRVSFSKSTI
- the LOC121533707 gene encoding polypyrimidine tract-binding protein 1 isoform X4 — its product is MDGRLETDLYPMGSTYVTELDVHDITVGTKRGSDELFSCVANGPYIMTSAAANGNDSKKFKGDIRSPGIPSRVIHVRKLPNDINEAEVISLGLPFGKVTNLLMLKGKNQAFIEMNTEDAAQTMVSYYSSVTPVIRNHPIFMQYSNHKELKTDNSPNQVRAQAALQAVNAVQAGGMPMAGGMPMAGGMPMAGGMPMAGVDASGGMGGHSPVLRIIVENLFYPVTLDVLHQIFSKLGTVLKIITFTKNNQFQALLQYSDGLTAQHAKLSLDGQNIYNACCTLRINFSKLTSLNVKYNNDKSRDYTRPDLPTGDSQPSIDHQAMAAAFGAPGIISANPYAGAHAFPQAFAIQQAAGLTMHGVPGGLAQLTMPVAAAAAAAGRMGFHQLSGGHCVMLVSNLNPERVTPQCLFILFGVYGDVMRVKILFNKKENALIQMSDGTQAQLAMSHLNGQRLHGKALRVTLSKHTNVQLPREGHEDQGLTKDYSNSPLHRFKKPGSKNYSNIFPPSATLHLSNIPPSVVEDDLKMLFASSGAMVKAFKFFQKDRKMALVQMSSVEEAIESLIEFHNHDLGENHHLRVSFSKSTI
- the LOC121533707 gene encoding polypyrimidine tract-binding protein 1 isoform X3; translation: MDGRLETDLYPMGSTYVTELDSVHDITVGTKRGSDELFSCVANGPYIMTSAAANGNDSKKFKGDIRSPGIPSRVIHVRKLPNDINEAEVISLGLPFGKVTNLLMLKGKNQAFIEMNTEDAAQTMVSYYSSVTPVIRNHPIFMQYSNHKELKTDNSPNQVRAQAALQAVNAVQAGGMPMAGGMPMAGGMPMAGGMPMAGVDASGGMGGHSPVLRIIVENLFYPVTLDVLHQIFSKLGTVLKIITFTKNNQFQALLQYSDGLTAQHAKLSLDGQNIYNACCTLRINFSKLTSLNVKYNNDKSRDYTRPDLPTGDSQPSIDHQAMAAAFGAPGIISANPYAGAHAFPQAFAIQQAAGLTMHGVPGGLAQLTMPVAAAAAAAGRMGFHQLSGGHCVMLVSNLNPERVTPQCLFILFGVYGDVMRVKILFNKKENALIQMSDGTQAQLAMSHLNGQRLHGKALRVTLSKHTNVQLPREGHEDQGLTKDYSNSPLHRFKKPGSKNYSNIFPPSATLHLSNIPPSVVEDDLKMLFASSGAMVKAFKFFQKDRKMALVQMSSVEEAIESLIEFHNHDLGENHHLRVSFSKSTI
- the LOC121533707 gene encoding polypyrimidine tract-binding protein 1 isoform X1, encoding MDGRLETDLYPMGSTYVTELDSVHDITVGTKRGSDELFSCVANGPYIMTSAAANGNDSKKFKGDIRSPGIPSRVIHVRKLPNDINEAEVISLGLPFGKVTNLLMLKGKNQAFIEMNTEDAAQTMVSYYSSVTPVIRNHPIFMQYSNHKELKTDNSPNQVRAQAALQAVNAVQAGGMPMAGGMPMAGGMPMAGGMPMAGVDASGGMGGHSPVLRIIVENLFYPVTLDVLHQIFSKLGTVLKIITFTKNNQFQALLQYSDGLTAQHAKLSLDGQNIYNACCTLRINFSKLTSLNVKYNNDKSRDYTRPDLPTGDSQPSIDHQAMAAAFGEYYGAPGIISANPYAGAHAFPQAFAIQQAAGLTMHGVPGGLAQLTMPVAAAAAAAGRMGFHQLSGGHCVMLVSNLNPERVTPQCLFILFGVYGDVMRVKILFNKKENALIQMSDGTQAQLAMSHLNGQRLHGKALRVTLSKHTNVQLPREGHEDQGLTKDYSNSPLHRFKKPGSKNYSNIFPPSATLHLSNIPPSVVEDDLKMLFASSGAMVKAFKFFQKDRKMALVQMSSVEEAIESLIEFHNHDLGENHHLRVSFSKSTI